The following coding sequences lie in one Rhodococcus rhodochrous genomic window:
- a CDS encoding helix-turn-helix domain-containing protein, with product MSKLDGPEQIGAEVRSARKKRGMTLQQLSEQTGLSIGYLSMLERGRSNPSLASLLRIAGALNLPMSALMADSTIPEAGPSDEKPGNGPHRHAVHPSGMYRDRFITPADAKTIQVLEAILEPGDQSRVAPYKHDEEEELILVLDGELEFRSGEMTRLLKQGESLLVDPRIPHSYRNPGSIAVRWLWISAKV from the coding sequence GTGAGCAAGCTCGACGGCCCCGAACAGATCGGCGCCGAGGTGCGAAGTGCGCGCAAGAAGCGCGGAATGACCCTTCAGCAGTTGTCCGAGCAGACCGGATTGTCGATCGGATATCTGTCCATGCTCGAACGAGGCCGATCGAACCCCTCCTTGGCATCGTTGCTCCGGATCGCCGGGGCCCTCAACCTCCCGATGTCGGCGCTGATGGCCGACTCGACAATCCCTGAAGCCGGCCCGTCGGATGAAAAGCCCGGTAACGGCCCTCATCGGCATGCTGTGCACCCCTCCGGAATGTACCGGGATCGCTTCATCACCCCTGCCGACGCGAAGACGATCCAGGTCCTCGAGGCGATCCTCGAGCCCGGAGACCAGTCCCGCGTCGCCCCGTACAAGCACGATGAGGAAGAAGAACTGATCCTCGTCCTCGACGGAGAGCTCGAGTTCAGGTCGGGGGAGATGACGCGCCTTCTGAAACAGGGCGAGTCATTGCTCGTCGATCCTCGCATCCCGCATTCTTATCGCAACCCAGGTTCGATTGCTGTTCGCTGGCTGTGGATTTCAGCCAAAGTCTGA
- a CDS encoding sugar ABC transporter ATP-binding protein gives MNSVITLHSVGKKFGPVTALADVSLDIRAGEVHALMGENGAGKSTLIKVLAGIHQHTSGTVRVDGREVRFTSPQDARAAGIRTVFQELTIVPSLTVAENVVLGEAPGSRMFVRPAQMRREASRALAQLGVDLDVDRPARSLTRSEQQLVEIARSLRHEPRVLILDEPTASLGHEESRQLLTIVDGLRGRGVAVLYVSHRMAEIVEIADRVTVLRDGRYVDTSCRPVVESDLVERMTGRSAQSLYQHTSRTPGEEVLRVEKLNTALLREVSVTVRRGEVVGIAGLIGCGKSDIGRALFGLEPSTAQGVTLAGSPVHPKRPSQMLRHGLVYYPADRRREGIVPMRAARETMTMGAHRAGGLTGFGVVRGKQEHALCEKVAASLDMRPRDLERPIRSYSGGNQQKAVLARGMLHNADVHVFDEPTVGIDVGAKADVYRLLGDYTDSGCGVIVISSDLTELVGVSDRIYVIAEGRVTAHLSGREITADSVGRAMFGLPAHTTPTCDSHSRTKETVS, from the coding sequence ATGAACTCTGTGATCACACTGCACTCGGTGGGCAAGAAATTCGGCCCCGTCACAGCGCTCGCCGATGTCTCGCTCGATATCCGAGCGGGCGAGGTTCATGCGCTGATGGGGGAGAACGGTGCCGGCAAGTCGACATTGATCAAGGTACTTGCCGGTATCCACCAGCACACGTCGGGCACTGTCCGGGTCGACGGTCGGGAGGTCCGTTTCACCAGTCCACAGGATGCTCGCGCCGCAGGTATCCGGACCGTCTTCCAAGAGCTCACCATCGTCCCGTCCCTGACTGTCGCGGAAAACGTCGTCCTCGGGGAAGCGCCCGGTTCACGGATGTTCGTCCGGCCGGCACAGATGCGCCGGGAAGCCTCTCGAGCGTTGGCGCAGTTGGGTGTCGATCTCGACGTCGATCGTCCGGCGAGGTCGTTGACGCGCTCCGAGCAGCAGCTCGTCGAGATCGCACGCTCGCTCCGACACGAGCCTCGTGTTCTGATCCTGGACGAGCCGACGGCATCGTTGGGACACGAGGAAAGCCGGCAGCTGCTCACAATCGTCGACGGACTTCGTGGACGCGGTGTGGCAGTGCTCTACGTCAGCCACCGAATGGCCGAGATCGTGGAGATCGCTGACCGAGTAACCGTGCTGCGTGACGGCAGATACGTCGACACCTCCTGCCGGCCGGTCGTAGAAAGCGATCTCGTCGAGCGTATGACCGGACGGTCCGCTCAGTCGCTCTACCAGCACACCTCCCGTACCCCGGGTGAGGAGGTCCTCCGGGTGGAGAAGCTCAACACCGCCTTGCTGCGGGAGGTGAGTGTGACGGTGCGCCGTGGAGAGGTCGTCGGCATCGCAGGTCTCATCGGGTGCGGGAAGTCGGACATCGGCAGGGCCCTGTTCGGCCTGGAACCGTCTACCGCTCAGGGCGTGACCCTGGCCGGTTCTCCCGTGCACCCGAAACGACCATCGCAGATGCTTCGTCACGGACTGGTCTACTATCCCGCGGACCGTCGACGTGAGGGCATCGTTCCGATGCGCGCCGCGCGCGAAACCATGACGATGGGAGCCCACAGAGCCGGAGGACTCACCGGATTCGGTGTGGTTCGCGGCAAGCAGGAACACGCGTTGTGCGAGAAGGTGGCGGCGAGTCTCGACATGCGCCCCCGCGATCTCGAACGGCCGATCCGCTCCTATTCCGGAGGCAACCAGCAGAAGGCAGTTCTGGCCCGCGGCATGCTGCACAACGCTGATGTCCATGTCTTCGACGAGCCCACGGTCGGAATCGACGTCGGCGCCAAGGCCGATGTCTATCGGCTCCTCGGCGACTACACCGACAGTGGCTGTGGAGTAATCGTGATCTCTTCCGACCTGACCGAATTGGTAGGGGTGAGCGACCGAATCTATGTCATCGCCGAGGGGCGTGTCACCGCCCACCTCAGCGGTCGAGAGATAACCGCCGACAGCGTCGGACGTGCGATGTTCGGCTTGCCGGCACACACCACACCGACGTGCGATTCCCATTCCCGGACAAAGGAAACGGTCTCATGA
- a CDS encoding FAD-dependent monooxygenase, with translation MHAEIAGAGLSGLVLASALARTGWTVRVHEKSSELREIGAGIYLWENGLRALEAIGAYEAVTARAERLDEPTLRDHNGSTLQTEWLRSKRLYTVGRRHLHRSLVDTATDLGVEIRTESPIVGAETGGVLIGSDGNRYPADLVVGADGVYSRVRESLGLRTKMVDLHDGGGRHLIPRTSEDPVRRAIEQWNGGRRIGVVPCSPDETYIFLCCPADDLEGRQQQPFDPETWIESFPDFRSQLERIPTNGEGRWAPFYDVHVSSWFSGRAALLGDAAHAMSPNLGQAACVAMTNAVALALALRQSHSIDRALRIWESEQREMSDGVQKYSRIYGQVGTQWPNPLLGVRSSVVRRFLRTKSAQTAINFASEIFPEGELVKAP, from the coding sequence ATGCATGCAGAAATCGCTGGGGCAGGTCTATCCGGCCTTGTCCTCGCCTCCGCTCTGGCACGAACCGGTTGGACGGTACGCGTCCACGAGAAAAGCAGTGAACTGCGTGAAATCGGTGCTGGTATCTATCTGTGGGAAAACGGATTACGTGCCCTCGAGGCGATCGGAGCTTACGAAGCCGTGACTGCCCGGGCCGAGCGCCTCGATGAGCCGACCCTGCGTGATCACAACGGCAGCACACTGCAGACCGAGTGGCTGCGCAGCAAGCGGCTGTATACGGTCGGTCGCCGGCATCTTCATCGGAGCCTGGTCGATACGGCGACCGACCTGGGAGTGGAGATTCGTACCGAGTCACCGATTGTCGGAGCTGAGACCGGCGGTGTTCTCATCGGATCGGACGGAAACCGATACCCGGCCGATCTCGTCGTCGGTGCCGATGGCGTCTACTCGCGTGTGCGCGAATCTCTCGGGCTGCGGACGAAGATGGTCGACCTCCATGACGGGGGTGGGCGCCACCTCATCCCGCGGACCAGCGAAGACCCGGTCCGGCGTGCAATCGAACAGTGGAACGGCGGTCGCCGCATCGGTGTAGTCCCTTGCTCTCCGGACGAAACCTATATCTTCTTGTGCTGTCCCGCAGACGATCTCGAAGGGCGGCAGCAGCAGCCGTTCGACCCGGAAACGTGGATCGAGAGTTTCCCCGACTTCCGATCACAGCTCGAGCGGATCCCTACCAACGGAGAAGGACGGTGGGCGCCGTTCTACGACGTGCACGTTTCGAGCTGGTTCTCCGGTCGCGCTGCGCTCCTTGGGGACGCTGCCCACGCCATGTCGCCGAATCTTGGACAAGCTGCCTGTGTCGCTATGACCAATGCTGTCGCTTTGGCTCTGGCGTTGCGCCAAAGCCATTCGATCGACCGCGCATTGCGCATCTGGGAAAGTGAGCAGCGTGAGATGAGCGATGGGGTGCAGAAGTACTCGCGCATCTACGGCCAGGTCGGAACGCAGTGGCCGAACCCGCTGCTCGGCGTGCGATCCTCGGTGGTTCGACGTTTCCTCCGTACGAAGTCGGCTCAAACCGCCATCAACTTCGCTTCGGAAATCTTCCCTGAGGGCGAACTCGTCAAAGCTCCCTGA
- a CDS encoding IS110 family RNA-guided transposase yields the protein MLYIGDDWAEDHHDVEVQDEHGRVLRRERLPEGIAGIRGFGELAGRFADDDTECADVLVCIETDRGPWVQALLAAGYTVFSVDPKQAARHREILGNSGAKSDKGDAHALADMLRTRRHQLREVAADSEVAEAVKVVARAHQTLIWERTRHLLRLRVALRDYFPAALEAYTPLGLTSTTVLALLTKAPAPDAAAALTLRQITAALKGRRDIETKAAALQQALRAEHLGQPGPVSAAYAATVRSLVAILTTLNTEIANLEKDVSTHFGEHPDAGILLSQPGLGVVLGARVLAEFGDAPGRYASAKARKNYAGTSPITRQSGKTRVVSARHVHNDRLVDALHMQASCAILHDEQVRVYYDQLRARNVSHNAALRQVGNRLVGILHGCLKTHTHYDQATA from the coding sequence TTGTTGTACATCGGAGACGACTGGGCCGAAGACCACCACGACGTGGAAGTCCAGGACGAACACGGCCGAGTCCTGCGACGCGAACGATTGCCGGAAGGGATAGCGGGGATCCGCGGATTCGGGGAACTCGCCGGACGGTTCGCCGACGACGACACCGAGTGTGCCGACGTGCTGGTGTGCATCGAAACCGACCGCGGACCCTGGGTACAAGCACTGCTGGCAGCCGGCTACACCGTGTTCAGTGTCGATCCGAAACAGGCTGCGCGACATCGGGAAATCCTCGGAAACTCCGGAGCCAAGAGCGACAAGGGAGACGCGCACGCCCTCGCCGACATGCTCCGCACCCGCCGGCATCAACTTCGTGAGGTTGCCGCGGACTCCGAGGTCGCGGAGGCAGTCAAGGTCGTCGCCCGCGCGCATCAGACGTTGATCTGGGAACGTACCCGCCACCTGCTGCGGCTGCGGGTGGCGTTGCGGGACTACTTCCCCGCCGCGCTCGAGGCCTACACACCGCTCGGACTTACCTCCACCACGGTGTTGGCCCTGCTGACCAAGGCTCCTGCCCCGGACGCGGCCGCCGCGCTCACCTTGCGGCAGATCACCGCCGCGTTGAAGGGCCGCCGTGACATCGAGACCAAAGCGGCGGCACTCCAGCAGGCGCTGCGCGCCGAGCACCTCGGTCAACCCGGTCCGGTGAGCGCGGCATATGCGGCAACGGTGCGGTCGCTCGTTGCGATTCTGACGACGTTGAACACCGAGATCGCGAACCTCGAGAAAGACGTGTCGACGCATTTTGGTGAGCACCCGGACGCTGGGATCCTGCTCAGCCAGCCCGGTCTCGGCGTCGTTCTCGGTGCCCGGGTGCTTGCCGAGTTCGGGGACGCCCCGGGCCGATACGCCAGCGCAAAGGCACGCAAGAATTACGCCGGGACCAGTCCGATCACCAGGCAGTCCGGCAAAACGCGAGTGGTCTCCGCCAGGCACGTACACAACGATCGGCTTGTCGATGCCCTGCACATGCAGGCTTCCTGCGCGATCCTGCACGATGAGCAGGTGCGTGTCTACTACGACCAACTCCGCGCCCGCAACGTCAGCCACAACGCCGCTCTGCGGCAGGTCGGCAATCGGCTCGTCGGCATCCTTCACGGCTGCCTCAAGACCCACACGCACTATGACCAGGCGACCGCCTAG
- a CDS encoding NAD-dependent succinate-semialdehyde dehydrogenase has protein sequence MPDHTFIVEDPASLETLAQIPDMGPDDARHAVERAHLALVPWARRAPQERADILMRTYELMLEQSETLAELITRENGKSLTDAAAEVRYAAEFFRWYAEEAVRPEGSYGTAPGGTSRTIVTHRPVGVAALVTPWNFPAAMVTRKVAPALAAGCSAVLKPAAETPLTALAIADLLSDAGAPDDLLTVVTTSDPGPVVDAWLGDERVRKLSFTGSTRVGRLLLRSAADRVVNCSMELGGNAPVIVAADADLDRAVAGTMVAKFRNGGQACTAANRILVHEDIVERFTEKLSEQVCRLEVAAAHSGADIGPMINERERDRLNKLIASAVADGARVTCQAQLPDLPGHFVAPTVLVDVDPGAALLQEELFGPVAPIVVWRNEEEVVELANATEHGLAAYVFAGDLAYSIRLAEQLEAGMVGINRGVVSDPSAPFGGVKQSGLGREGARDGIRAFQETQYLSVDWPQ, from the coding sequence GTGCCCGACCACACCTTCATCGTCGAGGATCCAGCCTCGCTGGAAACCCTCGCACAGATCCCGGACATGGGCCCGGACGATGCTCGACATGCTGTCGAGCGTGCCCATCTCGCGCTCGTCCCGTGGGCGCGCCGTGCGCCCCAGGAGCGCGCGGACATCCTGATGCGGACCTACGAGCTGATGCTCGAACAGTCCGAGACACTCGCCGAACTCATCACCCGTGAGAACGGCAAATCGCTCACCGACGCTGCCGCCGAGGTTCGCTACGCAGCCGAATTTTTCCGCTGGTATGCCGAAGAGGCTGTCCGGCCCGAAGGCAGCTACGGCACGGCTCCCGGTGGAACCAGTAGAACGATCGTCACCCACAGACCGGTAGGGGTAGCAGCCCTCGTGACGCCATGGAACTTTCCGGCTGCGATGGTGACGCGCAAGGTGGCACCTGCACTCGCTGCGGGCTGTTCGGCAGTTCTCAAGCCTGCCGCCGAAACCCCACTGACCGCTCTGGCTATCGCGGATCTGCTGTCGGATGCCGGCGCCCCGGACGACCTGCTGACGGTGGTCACGACGTCTGATCCGGGCCCGGTCGTCGATGCATGGCTCGGTGATGAGCGTGTCCGCAAACTGTCGTTCACCGGGTCTACCCGGGTCGGCCGCCTCCTGTTGCGGAGCGCCGCGGATCGTGTCGTGAACTGCTCGATGGAACTGGGCGGCAACGCGCCTGTCATTGTGGCGGCAGATGCCGACCTCGACCGAGCGGTCGCCGGCACGATGGTGGCCAAGTTCCGCAACGGGGGCCAAGCGTGCACCGCAGCGAACCGCATCCTGGTGCACGAAGACATCGTCGAGCGCTTCACGGAGAAGCTGAGCGAGCAGGTCTGTCGGCTCGAGGTCGCGGCCGCACATTCCGGTGCCGACATCGGCCCGATGATCAACGAACGCGAGCGTGACCGCTTGAACAAGCTCATCGCCTCGGCGGTGGCCGACGGTGCTCGTGTGACCTGCCAGGCGCAGCTGCCCGATCTTCCTGGCCACTTTGTCGCCCCGACCGTCCTGGTTGATGTCGACCCCGGCGCCGCTCTTCTCCAGGAGGAACTGTTCGGTCCGGTGGCGCCGATCGTGGTCTGGAGGAATGAGGAAGAAGTCGTCGAGCTGGCGAATGCTACCGAGCACGGGCTGGCCGCCTACGTCTTCGCCGGTGACCTGGCGTACTCGATCAGGCTCGCGGAACAGCTCGAGGCCGGGATGGTCGGGATCAACCGAGGTGTCGTGTCCGATCCATCGGCGCCGTTCGGTGGCGTCAAGCAGAGCGGGTTGGGACGCGAAGGGGCGCGCGACGGAATTCGAGCTTTCCAGGAGACCCAGTACCTCAGCGTCGACTGGCCACAGTGA
- a CDS encoding ABC transporter permease: MTTAAVGHDARTEPQLMLRRLNDYLLPAMLIVMVVVFAALEPQFMDGSNLVNVARQSVFLLFITLGQMIVLIHAQLDLSVGATVAATSVLVATATREVVPAASVPVGLLVGLGAGVVIGLVNGAIVAFGRVPSFMATLGTTSVLTGLALIISNGAPVTGIPLTFSDILGTSRILGIPVSVLLGLATIAVIGLLLGRSRIGRDMYAIGGNAEAARAAGIDVRRTMLIGFVLCSVLAALAGVLLTARVGSGEASLGGSYVMLSIAAAVLGGTSLFGGEGKVWRVVVGVLFLGVLSNGMNLLHVSSYVQQLVIGAVLICAVGLERLREAT; encoded by the coding sequence ATGACCACTGCAGCCGTAGGGCACGATGCCCGTACCGAACCGCAACTGATGCTGCGCCGACTCAACGATTACCTACTGCCCGCGATGTTGATCGTGATGGTGGTGGTCTTCGCGGCACTCGAACCCCAGTTCATGGACGGTTCCAATCTGGTGAATGTTGCTCGGCAGTCCGTGTTTTTGTTGTTCATCACTCTGGGGCAGATGATCGTGCTGATCCACGCGCAACTCGATCTGTCCGTCGGTGCAACCGTGGCGGCCACCAGCGTGCTGGTAGCAACTGCGACTCGTGAGGTCGTGCCCGCCGCCAGCGTCCCTGTCGGGCTCCTCGTCGGACTGGGAGCAGGAGTGGTGATCGGGCTCGTCAATGGTGCCATCGTTGCCTTCGGTAGGGTTCCGTCGTTCATGGCTACGCTCGGCACCACGTCGGTACTGACCGGACTCGCCTTGATCATCTCGAACGGCGCGCCGGTCACCGGGATTCCGCTCACTTTCTCCGACATCCTCGGCACCTCACGGATCCTGGGCATCCCCGTTTCCGTGCTCCTGGGTTTGGCGACGATAGCTGTGATCGGACTGCTGCTCGGACGCTCCAGAATCGGCCGCGATATGTATGCCATCGGTGGTAATGCCGAGGCGGCCCGTGCAGCAGGTATCGATGTGCGTCGCACGATGTTGATCGGATTCGTCTTGTGCTCGGTACTTGCAGCGTTGGCGGGGGTTCTTCTCACCGCGCGCGTCGGCTCCGGTGAAGCGTCCCTCGGAGGAAGCTATGTCATGTTGTCGATCGCTGCAGCTGTGCTGGGTGGAACCTCTCTGTTCGGAGGCGAAGGGAAGGTCTGGCGGGTTGTCGTAGGGGTGCTGTTTCTGGGGGTGCTCAGTAACGGCATGAACCTCCTTCACGTTTCCAGTTATGTCCAACAGCTTGTGATCGGTGCCGTGTTGATCTGCGCGGTGGGGCTCGAGCGATTGAGGGAGGCCACGTGA
- a CDS encoding ANTAR domain-containing protein: MTSEIQGCLTAYRTSVPEIHPDLADPTATRWPMFTSEVLDLGVRDLFAFPLTVDKAANIGVLELYRTRPGPLETPHYRIATDYAATLGLTLVDELDPTRTSSPMLDPALFPRGNVHIAAGMLAVQLQISAGDALARLQAMAYTQHRRITLIAHDIITHHLTLDPDNP; encoded by the coding sequence TTGACATCCGAGATCCAGGGATGTCTGACCGCATACCGCACATCCGTCCCCGAGATACACCCCGACCTCGCAGACCCCACCGCCACCCGCTGGCCGATGTTCACCTCCGAAGTACTCGACCTCGGCGTCCGCGACCTCTTCGCCTTCCCCCTCACGGTAGACAAGGCCGCCAATATCGGCGTCCTCGAGCTCTACCGAACCAGACCCGGCCCCCTCGAGACCCCGCACTACCGCATCGCCACCGATTACGCCGCCACCCTCGGCCTCACCCTCGTCGATGAACTCGACCCCACCCGTACCTCCTCTCCGATGCTGGACCCCGCACTGTTCCCCCGCGGCAACGTCCATATCGCCGCAGGAATGCTCGCTGTCCAACTCCAGATCTCCGCCGGCGACGCCCTCGCCCGATTACAAGCAATGGCATACACCCAACACCGCAGGATCACCCTCATCGCCCACGACATCATCACCCACCACCTCACACTCGACCCCGACAATCCATAG
- a CDS encoding amidohydrolase: protein MTTDSYPDLVLHGQVLTMSNRSDVTTVVVRDGRISDLGDDSLLHHHVGLGADITEIEGILLPGFVDPHTHFSQYAAARATAIDCRVPLVRTISDVLDALRDGLRAQRFCGPWLVGYGNLFFDQKLAERRLPTREELDRVSTRHPIVVHCGGHVSVLNTAALERVRVERFIGSTEGLWGRPVIDVDKSGRPTGLVAEIDRHLGIPEPDHDELVEAFATTYRTEFLKYGVTTIGEMLESEHYLDALSAASTDGSVPARFGLYAMAPSFAPHERALSWVREAILPARLTACGTKVFADGGYSARNAASNAPYSADHAPYAGYRGKLNLERPALVAAVEDTQAAGVQLAIHTNGTRAQQEALDAVAMVGGVRRGGVRIEHLGNVLDDPSTIRRWRDTGVLPVMQPGFLRNFIADFVPMLFPATGTRGRMPLRTILDEGIWPAFSSDVAVGGEIGASNPLSTIAASVDRLGYWDRPVEPHEAISVGEALRCHSLAAAEALGMTGEVGTIDIGARADMVVLDRDPRTVDIETIRDVGVRQVWIDGVLEYEAAPV, encoded by the coding sequence GTGACCACAGATTCCTACCCCGATCTGGTTCTGCACGGCCAGGTCCTGACCATGTCCAACCGCTCCGACGTGACTACTGTCGTGGTCCGAGACGGTCGGATCAGTGATCTCGGAGACGACAGTTTGCTCCATCATCATGTCGGTCTCGGTGCCGACATCACCGAGATAGAGGGCATACTCCTTCCGGGTTTTGTCGATCCTCATACGCACTTCTCCCAATACGCTGCGGCTCGGGCCACTGCCATCGACTGCCGTGTGCCGCTGGTCCGTACGATCTCCGACGTTCTCGATGCTCTGCGTGACGGACTCCGAGCGCAACGGTTCTGCGGGCCGTGGCTCGTGGGGTACGGGAACTTGTTCTTCGATCAGAAACTGGCGGAAAGGCGGCTTCCGACGCGTGAAGAGCTCGATCGGGTCTCCACTCGTCATCCCATCGTGGTTCATTGCGGTGGCCATGTTTCGGTGCTGAACACCGCAGCCCTGGAACGCGTGCGTGTCGAACGATTCATCGGCAGCACCGAAGGGCTGTGGGGACGGCCGGTCATCGATGTCGACAAATCGGGACGTCCAACCGGCCTCGTTGCCGAAATCGATCGCCATCTGGGAATTCCTGAACCCGATCACGATGAACTGGTCGAGGCCTTCGCCACTACCTACCGCACCGAGTTCCTGAAATACGGAGTGACAACGATCGGGGAAATGCTCGAGTCCGAGCACTATCTCGATGCCCTCAGCGCCGCATCAACGGATGGCAGCGTCCCCGCGCGGTTCGGGCTCTATGCGATGGCACCCTCCTTCGCCCCTCACGAGCGGGCGCTGTCCTGGGTACGCGAAGCCATCCTCCCGGCTCGTCTGACCGCTTGTGGCACCAAGGTATTCGCCGATGGCGGTTATTCAGCGCGCAATGCAGCCAGCAACGCTCCGTACTCGGCCGATCACGCACCGTACGCAGGTTATCGAGGCAAGCTGAACCTCGAGCGTCCTGCCCTAGTTGCGGCCGTCGAGGACACGCAAGCTGCGGGCGTGCAGCTGGCCATTCACACCAACGGCACACGTGCGCAGCAAGAAGCGCTCGATGCAGTGGCGATGGTCGGTGGCGTCCGTCGTGGTGGCGTACGTATCGAGCATCTCGGCAACGTGTTGGACGACCCCAGCACCATTCGTCGATGGCGCGACACCGGGGTCCTGCCGGTGATGCAGCCCGGGTTCCTGCGCAACTTCATTGCGGACTTCGTGCCGATGCTGTTCCCGGCGACCGGGACCCGGGGGCGCATGCCGCTGCGCACAATCCTCGATGAAGGTATCTGGCCCGCCTTCAGTTCCGATGTGGCCGTTGGAGGCGAGATCGGGGCAAGCAACCCCTTGTCCACCATCGCGGCTTCGGTCGACAGGCTCGGTTACTGGGACCGCCCGGTAGAACCCCACGAAGCGATCTCCGTCGGTGAGGCGCTGCGCTGCCACAGCCTGGCCGCTGCCGAAGCACTCGGGATGACAGGCGAGGTCGGCACCATCGATATCGGAGCACGGGCGGACATGGTCGTTCTCGACCGCGACCCGCGCACGGTGGACATCGAGACGATCCGTGACGTGGGTGTACGACAGGTCTGGATCGACGGTGTGCTCGAGTACGAGGCGGCGCCGGTATGA
- the torT gene encoding TMAO reductase system periplasmic protein TorT, whose protein sequence is MHASAPRYAGVSALLFASALVLSACAHDTGATDRIPSADTSGRPWSVDALLTDCSAADVESSGCIGPNTEGTYTSLSRDDVSRPWRLCSVLPHMKDSTWIGVNYGQVSQARSLGVALSTSDAGGYGNLSQQISQIEDCVSSGADAILLSAVSFDSLNNAVHDATLAGIPVIDVGNGVSSPEVAGHVLQDYIDMGRMIGEHLADLDRPLRVALLPGPAGAGWAERSVTGFTNAIEGSQVNIADVKYGDTGKEVQLRLIEDVLASNPDLDALVGNAVMAEAATRVAAERGLIGKLGIYSTYVTPELVDLIGAGRANCGPSEQSTLIGQMAVDYAVRILEDVPAAGDVERYAPVPMVACGPTEGDFDNIDSFDLAGSFAPSEFRPTFSVEGTQ, encoded by the coding sequence ATGCACGCCTCAGCGCCGCGATATGCAGGAGTTTCTGCTCTACTCTTCGCCTCTGCCCTCGTCTTGTCTGCCTGCGCCCACGACACGGGCGCGACAGACCGCATTCCCAGTGCCGACACATCGGGCCGGCCTTGGTCGGTCGACGCGCTTCTGACCGACTGCAGCGCAGCAGATGTGGAGTCGTCCGGGTGCATCGGCCCCAACACGGAAGGCACGTACACCTCTCTTTCGAGAGACGACGTCAGCCGGCCGTGGCGCCTGTGTTCGGTATTGCCGCACATGAAGGATTCGACCTGGATCGGCGTCAACTACGGCCAGGTGAGTCAGGCCAGGTCGCTGGGAGTGGCACTGTCGACCAGCGACGCGGGTGGGTACGGCAATTTGTCCCAACAGATCTCCCAAATCGAAGACTGCGTGTCATCCGGCGCGGACGCAATTCTGCTGAGCGCCGTGAGCTTCGATTCCCTCAACAATGCCGTCCATGATGCAACCCTGGCCGGAATCCCTGTGATCGACGTCGGCAACGGTGTCTCCAGCCCGGAAGTCGCCGGTCATGTGCTCCAGGACTATATCGACATGGGCCGGATGATCGGCGAGCATCTGGCCGACCTGGACAGGCCTTTACGCGTAGCGCTGCTGCCCGGCCCGGCAGGAGCCGGGTGGGCCGAACGATCGGTCACCGGTTTCACGAATGCGATCGAGGGGTCACAGGTCAACATCGCCGACGTCAAGTACGGAGATACGGGCAAGGAAGTCCAGCTGAGGCTGATAGAAGATGTACTGGCGTCCAATCCAGACCTCGATGCCCTGGTGGGCAATGCGGTCATGGCGGAGGCCGCGACACGAGTTGCCGCAGAGCGTGGTCTCATCGGCAAGCTCGGTATCTACAGCACGTATGTGACACCCGAACTCGTCGACCTCATCGGCGCCGGGCGCGCCAATTGCGGTCCTTCCGAACAGTCGACACTGATCGGGCAGATGGCGGTCGACTACGCAGTTCGGATTCTCGAAGACGTTCCCGCTGCCGGTGATGTCGAACGCTACGCTCCCGTCCCCATGGTGGCCTGCGGGCCGACCGAAGGGGACTTCGACAACATCGACAGCTTCGATCTGGCGGGCAGCTTCGCGCCGAGCGAATTCCGTCCCACTTTCTCTGTAGAGGGCACACAGTGA